The following DNA comes from Halorhabdus tiamatea SARL4B.
CGCCGAGTTCGAATTCGCCGATTGCGTCGGGCGCAGCCGTCGTCACGTTCTCTCCGACGTCTGCGAGCGCCGATTCGACCGCTTCGGCCGCCGGCCCGGAACCCACGAGACCAACAGTCATGCTCCCTCGTGGATGCCCGACGGGCAAAAAGGTCGCGCTAGTTCTCGACCAGGTCGAGAGCGACGTCGACGAGTTCGTCCGCGGCCGCGTCCTGGAGCCGCTCGTCGCCGAGTAACAGCCGTAGCCGTGGTCGACCGACGTCGATCGGGACTTTCTCGGTGTCGAGCAGTCCCTGGTCTTCGAGTTGGGTCTTCGTCCGGGAGAACGTCGCCTTGCTCGCCAGGCCGACGTCCTCGCCCCACTTGCTGATGTCGTAGAGCAATTCGTGGTTCCGAGCGGCCACCAGAAGGCTGATCGTCACTTCGTCGAGGTCGTCTCCGTCACCGCTGGCAGACGAGACCGAATCGAGCACGGCGTCGAAGTCAGTCTGTGCCTCCTCGCTGATCTCTGTGGCAAGCGTCGAACGAACGCGCGACAGCGGTGGCGTTCGGAGCGTGAACTCGCCAGCCGTCTCCCACATCTCGTCGTAGAAGGCAACCGTCTCGGCGACGAACGCCTCGTCTGCGGTCGACAGTCCGGCGGTCGCGTCGCTCGCGGTCACGAGCGAGACGACGGCGTCGTCGGTCACGACCAGGGAGTTGACCGGGCGGTCGTCCAGGACCCGCAAAAACAGGGTACCTGCCTCGATCAGGTCGGCGGCGGTACTTGCCACGAGGAAGTCGTCCATGACGTCCTTGAGCGGGCGTTCGGGCGCGAGCAGCCGAACGACCGGCGGCGAGTCGAGGTCTTCGAGGGTGGCGACGAGCGCCACGATGGTCTCCCGGGAAGGGTTGACGACGTAAACGTCTCCATCGGTCGGCACTGTTTCTTCGAGGACGTCAGCGACGTCGGGAACAATGAGATTTTCTGCTGTCATGACTGCAAGGTAGTTGACACCACTAATATTTAAGGTTATCGACGGTGAGATATACTGTTCATCAAAGGCCGCAAGCGGACGAACATTTGCGTCGGTCGGGAGAGATTCGGCGTCGAAAGATAGATTATTCAAGACGGGACTGCAGAGGTGACATATGGACTTAGAGAGCGTCCGCGAGACGGACCCGGCCGTCGCCGACGCGCTAGTTGGCGAGCGCGACAGACAGGAAGACACCCTCGCGATGATCGCAAGCGAGAACCACGTCAGCGAAGCCGTCCTCGACGCGCAGGGCTCGACGCTGACGAACATCTACGCCGAAGGGTATCCCGGCAAGCGCTACTACGCCGGCTGTGAGTACGCCGACGAGGTCGAGGAACTCGCGATCGAGCGCGCGAAGGAGCTGTGGGGGGCCGACCACGTCAACGTCCAGCCCCACTCGGGCAGCCAGGCCAACATGGGCGTCTACCTGGCCGTTCTCGAACCCGGCGACAAGATCCTTTCGCTGGATCTGACTCACGGCGGCCACCTCTCTCACGGCCATCCGGCGAACTTCGCCGGCCAGGTCTACGAGGTCGAACAGTACGAGGTCGACGCCGAGACGGGCTACATCGACTACGAGGGCCTCGCTGAGACGGCCGCGGACTTCGACCCAGACATCATCGTCTCGGGGTACTCGGCGTATCCGCGCGAGGTCGAGTGGGAGACGATCCAGGCTGTCGCCGACGACGTCGACGCCTACCACCTCGCGGACATCGCCCACATCACCGGCCTGGTCGCGGCGGGTGTCCACTCCTCGCCGGTCGGCGTCGCCGACTTCGTGACCGGGTCGACCCACAAGACCATCCGGGCCGGCCGGGGCGGTATCATCATGTGTGACGAGGAATACGCCGACGACGTCGACTCGGCCGTCTTCCCTGGCATGCAGGGCGGCCCGCTGATGCACAATATCGCGGGCAAGGCTGTCGGCTTCGGTGAGGCACTCGACCCCGAGTTCGGGGAGTACGCCCAGCAAACGGTCGACAACGCGAACGCACTCGCCGACCGTCTGCAGGAACACGGCCTCGAACTCGTCTCCGGCGGCACCGACAACCACCTCGTTCTCGTCGATCTCCGTCCCTCACATCCGGACACACCGGGCAAGGACGTCGAGGATGCCCTCGAAAACGCCGGGATCGTCCTCAACGCCAACACGGTCCCCGGCGAGTCCCGCTCGGCGTTCAACCCCTCGGGCATCCGCGCCGGCACGCCCGGGTTGACGACCCGCGGCTTCGACGAGGAGGCGACGCGGGAAGTCGCCGACCTGATCTACGAGGTCGTCGACGCCCCCGAGGACGAGCGTGTCATCGAGAACGTGAGCGAACGGGTCGAGGAACTCACCGACGAGTATCCGCTGTACGCGTAGCGAATCGACCATTTTACGTAAATTTTCTCGTGAAAACATCGGCAGTCGGGACGTTCAAGAGGCATGCGGACGCTCACCTACTCGATGACCGAGATTATCGACGGGAACAGAGTGGCACAGTCGATCCGGGACGACCTCAGTGAAGCGATCGACGAACTCGAAGACGCGGACGTGACACCGACGCTGGCGACCGTGCTGATGAGCGACGATCCGGCCAGCGAGACCTACGTCTCGATGAAACAGGACGACTGCGCGGAGGTCGGCATCGAGGCGATCGACGTCGAGATCGATCCCGACGCGCCCGCCGAGGAGTTGTTCGACGAGATCGACCGGCTCAACGACGACGAAAACGTCAACGGTATTCTCGTCCAGATGCCGGTCCCGGATCACGTCGATAAGCAGTCGGTCCTTCGCCGGATCGACCCCGCAAAGGACGTCGACGGCTTTCATCCCGAGAACGTGGGTCGGCTGGTGGCGGGTGACGCCCGGTACAAGCCCTGTACACCCCACGGCATCCAGAAGCTTCTCGAGGACGCCGGTGTCGATCCCGAGGGGAAAGACGCTGTCGTCGTCGGCCGGTCGGACATCGTCGGCAAGCCGATGGCGAACTTGCTCGTCCAGAAGGCCGAGGGCGGCAACGCGACCGTGACAGTCTGTCACTCCCGGACCGACGACCTCGCGGCGAAGACCCGCGAGGCGGACATCGTGGTTGCGGCGGCGGGCGTCCCCGAGATGATCGACGGCGACATGCTCACCGACGGCGTGACGGTAATCGACGTCGGGATCAACCGCGTCGATGCGGATACGGAGAAGGGCTACGAGCTCGTCGGCGACGTCGATTTCGAGAGTGCAAAAGAGAAGGCAAACGCGATCACGCCGGTCCCAGGCGGCGTCGGGCCGATGACGCGGGCAATGTTGCTGTATAATACCGTCAAGGCGACTGGCCTTCAGCACAACGTCGACGTGACGCTCCCCTGAGAAGCCGCGGTCAATTCTACGCGTCTGGATTCGGATCGAGCGTCGCGAGGTGCTCACGGGCGCGGGCCAGTGCGTCGTCGTCCTCGATGAGGGCGGTACCGACAGCGCGGGCGGCCTCGATCAGGGTTTCGGCGTGTCCGGGTGGAACGTCTCCGTCGAGGGCAGCCACCCGCGTCCGGTGATCCTCGACGCTCCCGAGAACTGTTCTCGCATCCTCGTCGGGTTCGTCCTCGAGATACTGCCGAAGGTCGCGCCGGTAGGCCTCGACCGCCGCTGCGGCTGCGAGGCCGCGAACGCTCCTCATCGATTCGGGGACCGACGACGGGTCCGGTCGCGTTCCCGATTCTGCTCCTTCGAGAAGTGCGAGCAGATACCGCTGTTCGTCGTCACTGACGTCCATCGACCGGGCGAGCGCTCGGCCGACGTGTTTGAGTTCCATCGCGGCGACGAACGTGCCCTCGAGCGGGCGGAGTTCGCCGGCGTCGATGAATCCGCACCGGCGGACGAATGCCCCTGCCTCGTCGGCTGCGCGTTCGGCCGCAGTCGCCAGTGACTCGTTACTGACCGCCTCGCGAGCGGCCGTCAGATCGAGTTCGACTGGAGTGGCAGTGTGGCGCGTCCGCTCGTCGACGCCCACGCTACGCAGGCTGCCACAATCGGGACATTCCACGTTGGCTGTCTCGTAGTACGTCCACCGGGCACCGCAGTTCTGACACTCCCGTTCGCCGCGGATCCGCATACCTGAGCCATAGACGGCCGAACATAAAACGAGTCTGTTATCTCGGCCGTGGTGACTGCTGGCAGGCCCGCCCAGGTATCCCATCAGTCAGAGCAAAGACTGCAAGGAGGTCGGTACTTTTAAGTCAGTCCATCGGTGATGTAGTGATGACGCTTCGCTTGGAGGGCCGAAGCGTCAGCGGGGACCAATTCAGGGCGGCAAGCGTTCACGCGGGCTTTTCCCCGCGTGGATCGCTTTCCACTCTTTCGTGTACTCGACAACGGTGTAACTATCCCTGCCAACCGTTCTGAACGCAACTCGTTCGCCCGGGATCCGTATCCGGTGAAGAAACTTACCAGTCTGCATTGAGGAACGGTATCGTTGTGAGTTTATCGGTCGATTGTCCAGACTTCCCTCATCTGGATTATTTATCGGTTTGGCGGGATTCATCGGTCACAACATGGCGAAATACGGCACTTCTGGGTACACGAAGCGGTATATTTATATTTACTCGATAATAAACTTCGTACGTACTTTACCGATGTACGACCTGACAGGATTCCAGCGTGACCTCCTATATGTCATCGCGGGAGAGGAGGAGCCACATGGGCTGGCGATCAAAGAAGAGCTCGAAGACTACTACGAGAAGGAGATCCATCACGGCCGACTGTATCCCAATCTCGATACGCTCGTCGACAAGGGCCTCGTCGAGAAGGGCCAGCGCGACCGTCGGACGAACTACTACAGTCTGACGCGTCGCGGCCGCCGTGAGATCGAGGCGCGACGTGACTGGGAAAGTCAGTACGTCGACCTTTGAAAAACGGCACTGCTTCGTTTCTGGCGTTCAAAACTGGTAGCGTCGATCGTCCGGATCGCCCTGCTGTGGGAACTGGTTTGTGCCCGTCATCTCGTCGAACGTCATGCCGGAGAGGTATTCGTCGTAGGTCACGTCGTAGCCGCTTCTGAGGTGAAAGTCGAGTGTGCCAGTCTCGACGGTGCTCTGAAAGAGCATGTGGACGGCACGCCGGAGCAGTTCGTCGGTCGATTCCGGTCCGAGAGCCGTCACGAGCATCGCGAGTTCGTTGCGGGTCTCGCGGTCGAGATCGACAGCGATCTCCCCGCCGAGTTCCTCGTCTGCCTGGGTTACGTCCTCGGATAGCGCGTCGAGAGTCATATCGGAGGCAAACGACCCGCGCGCAAACTCCTTTCGACTCGGTGGCCGACGACGGACCGCCCCCACCAGCGGCGGCTGCCGGAGTCACCAGAGATAAACCCCCGAATGGCCTACGGCGCGGCGATGAGCGAGGCCGCCGTCGACCTCCCCGATGAACGGGACGCCATCCGGCGTGCACTGATCGAGTGGTACGAGGACGATCACCGCGAGTACCCCTGGCGGGAGACGGATGACCCCTACGCGATCCTCGTCTCGGAAGTGATGAGCCAGCAGACCCAGCTCGACCGCGTCGTCGACGCCTGGGACGACTTCCTCGAACGCTGGCCGACCGTGGGGGATCTGGCGGCCACCGACCGGAGCGACGTCGTCGCGTTCTGGTCGGCACACAGCCTCGGGTACAACAACCGGGCGAAGTACCTCCACGAGGCCGCAACGCAAGTCGTCGAGGAGTACGACGGCGAGTTCCCCGAATCACCCGACGGACTCTCCGAACTCATGGGCGTCGGCCCCTACACCGCCAACGCGGTCGCGAGTTTCGCGTTCAACAACGGCGACGCCGTCGTGGATACCAACGTCAAGCGTGTGCTGTATCGGGCGTTCTCGATCCCCGACGAGGACGCAGCCTTCGAGGATGTCGCCAACGCGCTCATGCCCGACGGCGAATCCCGGGTCTGGAACAACGCGATCATGGAACTGGGCGGCGTGGCCTGCGAGAAGACGCCTCGCTGTGACGAGGTGGGCTGTCCCTGGCGGGAGTGGTGTGACGCCTACGAGACCGGCGACTTCACCGCGCCCGACGTCCCGACCCAGCCGAGTTTCGAGGGGAGTCGACGACAGATGCGCGGGCGCGTGATCGGCGCGTTGAAGGAACACGAGAACCTGACGCTGGACGAACTTGGGCCGAAAGTTCGGGTGGACTACGCGCCCGAAGGCGAGTACGGCCGCGAGTGGCTTCGGAACCTTCTCGAAGACCTGGCTGATGACGGGCTCGTCGAGATCGAGGAGCGGAGTGATCAACCGATCGCTCGACTCCGATAGCCGGCTGAGTGATCTGTCGGACGACACCTGACGACTGGAAATATAATTTTCCACATAGTATTTAGAGTCTATGTACTGTGAGCGACCAGGGAAGTGACTTTTGGCGAACGAACTCTCAATAGGTGTCTTTATTTCCGTTCGGATTCATATCCTATGTACGCTGAGCGGCTATGGAGCCCACAAACAAGGAAGAGACTCAAAGAAAGAGTCTGTCGACGCGTGAGTCCCAGGCACTGTCACGGCTTGCGAGCCAGGGTCGACAAATCATCACTATTAGTGACATCGCAGACGCAATCGAAGGTCCACGGAAGCCAGCAAAGGATATGGCATACGCGCTCAAGGAGAAAGGCTGGCTTGAGCGGATTGCCCATGGGAAGTACCTCATTTTGCCACTCGCTGCCGGTGAGGACTCAGTGTATACCGTACACGAGTTCGTGATCGCGTCCGCACTCGTCGAGCCGATGTACATCGGGTACTGGAGTGCGATGAACCATCACGGGCTTACAGAGCAGTTGTCCCGTACTGTGTACGTCGTGACGACAGAACGCGCCCAAGGGCGTGAAATCCACGGAGTTACGTATCGACCGGTGACAGTCACTGAGAAGAAGTTCTTCGGCTATCAACCGACTGCAGTCGGGTCGAACCAAGTGAACGTTTCGAGTATCGAAAAGACGCTGGTCGATTGTGCTGACCATCCGGAGTTCTGTGGCGGCATCGACGAGCTTGCGAAGGCGATGCAGAACGCTGGCAACACGCGATGTTCGTTCGAGCGAGTCGTCGAGTACTTGCGGCGAGTCGGGAACGGTGCCGCGACGAAACGAATCGTCTATCTCGCTGACCAGTTAGACATCGATCTTCCGAAGTATCAAGACCTCGTCGAAAACTTCACGACTGGGTACCCGCTACTCGATACGACGAGAGAAGCGACGGGGACTCGCGATAGCAAGTATCAACTCCGCCTGAACGTCGACCCCGAATCGTTCCTTCCGGGGGACTTCTCGTGATTTCCGAAGCCCAACTCCGACGGCTGGCCAGAGAACTGGATGTTCGCCTCGGCTACGCGGAGAAGAACTACGTCAATTCGTGGATTCTGTGGGCGATCTATACGAGTTCCTACGGCGATAACCTGCTGTTCAAGGGCGGCACTGCGCTCAGCAAGTTGTACTTCCCGGAGACGTGGCGCTATTCGGAGGACCTCGATTTCGGTGTCGAGGGAGCGTACCGGGGGAGCGAAACGGGGTTGCAAGACGCACTGGAAGACGCTGCCAGAACATCCGGTATCGACTTCGAGGTGACCAAACACCGCGAACTGCAGAAGGAAGCGTATCCAACGCACTACGTCGATATCGATATCCAGTACACCGCTGTTCTCGGTCAGAAGAACACGACGAGTCTGGACGTGATGATCGACGAATACGTGGTGTTCGATTCGGTAAGCCATCACCACAGCTACGAAGATGTCCCCGAATTCGAGCTGACCGCGTACAGCCTGGAGGAGATTTTTGCAGAGAAGTTGCGAGCGCTCTATCAGCGATCACAGGCTCGTGACTACTACGATCTCTATCGGATGATTACCGAGGCTGACGTTGCTGACTCGGGTATCCTTTCGGCATTCACGCAGAAGTGTGAACACGACGGGCTGGACATCGACCTCCGAGATGGTCTTCCCGGAGACAAACGGGCAGAGATCCGTGACGGCTGGCAGAATACGCTCCCCGACCTTGTTGCGGATCTCCCCGGGTTCGGTCCTGTTTACGATGTCCTCGAGGAATATGTCGATTCGATGTCAAGCGGCGGATCACTTCGGTGAGAATGTATCCGCCATCGATGGGATCACTGTAATCCGGTCACTCTCACTCAGTATCCAGTCCCTGCTGGGCGACGCGCTGGCTCGCCTCCTCGAGGAATTCCGCCGGCAGCGCGCCGATCTCGCCGGCCTGGACCCGCCAGAGGTTCGCGTAGAGGCCGTCGGCGTCGATCAGGTCGTCGTGGGTCCCACGTTCGACGATCCGACCGTCCTCGACGACGAGGATCGTGTCGGCGTCCCGGACCGTCGAGAGGCGGTGAGCGATGACGAACGTCGTCCGGTCGGCGGCTACGTCGTCGATTGACTGCTGGATGAGCAGTTCCGTCTCGGTGTCGACCGCGGAGGTCGCCTCGTCGAAGACCGTGATCGCCGGCCCCTGGAGCAGGGTCCGGGCGATGGCGACGCGCTGGCGCTGACCACCGGAAAGTTTCACGCCGCGTTCGCCGACTTCGGTATCGTACCCCGCTGGCATGTTGGTGATGAACTCGTGAGCCTGGGCGCGTTTCGCGGCCTCGACGACTGCCTCGCGGTCAGCGTCGAACGCGCCGTATTTGATGTTCTCCGCCACGGTGCCGTCGAACAGGAAGTTCTCCTGGCCGACGTAGCCGATGGAGTCTCGGAGACTCGACAGCGTCACGTCCCGGACGTCGTGGCCGTCGACGGTCACCGCGCCCTCGTCGACGTCGTAGAGCCTGAGCAGGAGCTTGACGAACGTGGTCTTGCCGGCGTGACCGTCGGGTCTTTCACGTACCCGGTTGTGGGCTCCGGTATGGCCGAGACACACGTCGTCGCCATCTCCGGGAGCTTACGA
Coding sequences within:
- the tbsP gene encoding transcriptional regulator TbsP, producing MTAENLIVPDVADVLEETVPTDGDVYVVNPSRETIVALVATLEDLDSPPVVRLLAPERPLKDVMDDFLVASTAADLIEAGTLFLRVLDDRPVNSLVVTDDAVVSLVTASDATAGLSTADEAFVAETVAFYDEMWETAGEFTLRTPPLSRVRSTLATEISEEAQTDFDAVLDSVSSASGDGDDLDEVTISLLVAARNHELLYDISKWGEDVGLASKATFSRTKTQLEDQGLLDTEKVPIDVGRPRLRLLLGDERLQDAAADELVDVALDLVEN
- the glyA gene encoding serine hydroxymethyltransferase, with product MDLESVRETDPAVADALVGERDRQEDTLAMIASENHVSEAVLDAQGSTLTNIYAEGYPGKRYYAGCEYADEVEELAIERAKELWGADHVNVQPHSGSQANMGVYLAVLEPGDKILSLDLTHGGHLSHGHPANFAGQVYEVEQYEVDAETGYIDYEGLAETAADFDPDIIVSGYSAYPREVEWETIQAVADDVDAYHLADIAHITGLVAAGVHSSPVGVADFVTGSTHKTIRAGRGGIIMCDEEYADDVDSAVFPGMQGGPLMHNIAGKAVGFGEALDPEFGEYAQQTVDNANALADRLQEHGLELVSGGTDNHLVLVDLRPSHPDTPGKDVEDALENAGIVLNANTVPGESRSAFNPSGIRAGTPGLTTRGFDEEATREVADLIYEVVDAPEDERVIENVSERVEELTDEYPLYA
- a CDS encoding bifunctional methylenetetrahydrofolate dehydrogenase/methenyltetrahydrofolate cyclohydrolase is translated as MTEIIDGNRVAQSIRDDLSEAIDELEDADVTPTLATVLMSDDPASETYVSMKQDDCAEVGIEAIDVEIDPDAPAEELFDEIDRLNDDENVNGILVQMPVPDHVDKQSVLRRIDPAKDVDGFHPENVGRLVAGDARYKPCTPHGIQKLLEDAGVDPEGKDAVVVGRSDIVGKPMANLLVQKAEGGNATVTVCHSRTDDLAAKTREADIVVAAAGVPEMIDGDMLTDGVTVIDVGINRVDADTEKGYELVGDVDFESAKEKANAITPVPGGVGPMTRAMLLYNTVKATGLQHNVDVTLP
- a CDS encoding DUF7117 family protein, with product MRIRGERECQNCGARWTYYETANVECPDCGSLRSVGVDERTRHTATPVELDLTAAREAVSNESLATAAERAADEAGAFVRRCGFIDAGELRPLEGTFVAAMELKHVGRALARSMDVSDDEQRYLLALLEGAESGTRPDPSSVPESMRSVRGLAAAAAVEAYRRDLRQYLEDEPDEDARTVLGSVEDHRTRVAALDGDVPPGHAETLIEAARAVGTALIEDDDALARAREHLATLDPNPDA
- a CDS encoding PadR family transcriptional regulator, whose product is MYDLTGFQRDLLYVIAGEEEPHGLAIKEELEDYYEKEIHHGRLYPNLDTLVDKGLVEKGQRDRRTNYYSLTRRGRREIEARRDWESQYVDL
- a CDS encoding HhH-GPD family protein, yielding MAYGAAMSEAAVDLPDERDAIRRALIEWYEDDHREYPWRETDDPYAILVSEVMSQQTQLDRVVDAWDDFLERWPTVGDLAATDRSDVVAFWSAHSLGYNNRAKYLHEAATQVVEEYDGEFPESPDGLSELMGVGPYTANAVASFAFNNGDAVVDTNVKRVLYRAFSIPDEDAAFEDVANALMPDGESRVWNNAIMELGGVACEKTPRCDEVGCPWREWCDAYETGDFTAPDVPTQPSFEGSRRQMRGRVIGALKEHENLTLDELGPKVRVDYAPEGEYGREWLRNLLEDLADDGLVEIEERSDQPIARLR
- a CDS encoding type IV toxin-antitoxin system AbiEi family antitoxin domain-containing protein — encoded protein: MEPTNKEETQRKSLSTRESQALSRLASQGRQIITISDIADAIEGPRKPAKDMAYALKEKGWLERIAHGKYLILPLAAGEDSVYTVHEFVIASALVEPMYIGYWSAMNHHGLTEQLSRTVYVVTTERAQGREIHGVTYRPVTVTEKKFFGYQPTAVGSNQVNVSSIEKTLVDCADHPEFCGGIDELAKAMQNAGNTRCSFERVVEYLRRVGNGAATKRIVYLADQLDIDLPKYQDLVENFTTGYPLLDTTREATGTRDSKYQLRLNVDPESFLPGDFS
- a CDS encoding nucleotidyl transferase AbiEii/AbiGii toxin family protein, giving the protein MISEAQLRRLARELDVRLGYAEKNYVNSWILWAIYTSSYGDNLLFKGGTALSKLYFPETWRYSEDLDFGVEGAYRGSETGLQDALEDAARTSGIDFEVTKHRELQKEAYPTHYVDIDIQYTAVLGQKNTTSLDVMIDEYVVFDSVSHHHSYEDVPEFELTAYSLEEIFAEKLRALYQRSQARDYYDLYRMITEADVADSGILSAFTQKCEHDGLDIDLRDGLPGDKRAEIRDGWQNTLPDLVADLPGFGPVYDVLEEYVDSMSSGGSLR